The Triticum aestivum cultivar Chinese Spring chromosome 3A, IWGSC CS RefSeq v2.1, whole genome shotgun sequence genome includes a region encoding these proteins:
- the LOC123061861 gene encoding glycosylphosphatidylinositol anchor attachment 1 protein isoform X1, protein MEPSAKEDTQPKPRLIVRLGIFLASHHILFSALCCSAGIIALLFLPSLAKNTYLSENALIPGSANPLFSSEDVTEANKFIKGIEAAAGESRGGMEMSKFIVQQMKDLGAEVCYHEFLPHSKHFHPLKFFTSMTNDLAVRPNGTYSNSGTNTIGIIRAPRGDGKEAIVLVTPYNPQKVQANEVLSLALGFSVFSLLSRAAWLSKDIVWLSADSQFGEYTAVSAWLNQYHNPMFVGGVKHEPDGIAEKAEFTDFKRAGTMAAALIFKVGETRNYGDRDSVTMYAEASNGQMPNLDLLNVVHYLAVHRQGFRVNIETISSLLSSAWLRAIAEVIHTLGSILRKINPDWKLDITASDYVEGTANLASSIYNQALGVPTGSHGAFRDYQVDAVSLEFSPTFYIRNENAKSSFLVRGGRLLEGVVRSVNNLLEKFHQSFFLYFLTAPSKFISVGVYMIPFALLVAPLPIVAAALADGGRKKGESIDASKTKGSADNLPTEVGSWKWLQAARVLLVIQLWAVIVSLLPYYISQIPDGTPIQSSVIWVVLAILTLIVLYAMFGSPYSAGVEWKLLKATMITSISIGLGLMSIINFATAQLGALIVIPMCLFSRPLKAQLGMSFLPRTVLCASNILLAIFGFPPAALLIMKGLSKGSWTVDLGDFWASMEFLWEWSSATYLYLFLVHLPCWLLCIHVLLHPCRQVGSKVKRE, encoded by the exons ATGGAGCCGTCAGCTAAGGAAGATACGCAGCCGAAGCCGCGGCTCATCGTTCGCCTTGGCATATTCCTCGCTTCTCACCACATACTCTTCAG CGCCTTGTGCTGTTCCGCGGGCATTATCGCACTCCTCTTCCTCCCATCGCTTGCAAAGAACACATACCTCTCGGAGAACGCTCTTATACCTG GCTCTGCAAATCCATTGTTCTCCAGCGAGGATGTCACGGAAGCTAACAAGTTTATCAAAGGAATTGAAGCTGCAGCTGGGGAATCAAGAGGAGGAAT GGAAATGTCAAAATTCATAGTGCAACAAATGAAAGATCTGGGTGCAGAAGTGTGTTACCACGAATTCCTCCCTCATAGCAAGCATTTTCATCCTCTGAAGTTCTTTACTTCCATGACAAACGATTTGGCAGTTCGACCCAATGGCACCTATTCCAACTCTGGAACTAATACAATTGGCATTATACGAGCTCCTAGGGGTGATGGAAAAGAAGCTATAGTATTGGTTACTCCTTACAATCCTCAGAAAGTTCAGGCAAATGAAGTATTATCACTCGCACTTGGTTTCTCTGTCTTCTCCCTCTTAAGTCGAGCTGCATGGCTGTCAAAGGATATTGTGTGGTTATCTGCAGACTCGCAATTTGGGGAGTACACCGCAGTCTCTGCATGGTTAAATCAGTACCATAACCCTATGTTTGTGGGTGGTGTTAAACATGAACCTGATGGTATTGCAGAAAAGGCTGAATTTACGGATTTCAAACGTGCTGGAACAATGGCTGCTGCTCTCATATTTAAAGTTGGGGAAACTAGGAACTATGGTGATAGAGATAGTGTTACAATGTACGCGGAGGCATCTAATGGCCAAATGCCAAACTTGGACCTTCTGAATGTGGTGCACTATCTAGCTGTTCATAGACAAGGTTTTCGTGTGAACATTGAGACAATTAGTTCGTTGTTGAGTTCTGCATGGCTTAGGGCTATTGCTGAAGTGATTCATACTCTTGGGAGTATATTGAGAAAAATAAATCCTGACTGGAAGCTTGATATTACTGCCTCTGATTATGTGGAGGGGACTGCCAACCTTGCTAGCTCTATTTATAATCAG GCTCTTGGAGTGCCCACTGGATCTCATGGTGCGTTCCGTGACTATCAAGTTGATGCCGTTTCTTTAGAATTTTCACCAACATTTTATATCAGAAATGAGAATGCCAAATCGTCATTTCTTGTAAGGGGTGGAAG GTTACTTGAAGGTGTGGTACGTTCTGTGAACAATCTGCTCGAGAAGTTCCATCaatcatttttcctatatttcctCACAGCTCCGAGCAAGTTTATTTCAGTTGGTGTCTatatgattccttttgcactgcttGTGGCACCCCTCCCAATAGTTGCTGCTGCTCTTGCCGATGGCGGTAGAAAAAAGGGAGAATCAATCGATGCCAGTAAAACAAAGGGCAGTGCTGATAATCTCCCAACCGAGGTTGGATCATGGAAATGGCTTCAAGCTGCAAGAGTTCTGCTTGTTATCCAACTTTGGGCAGTGATTGTTTCACTACTACCGTACTATATCAGTCAAATTCCCGATGGTACACCAATACAAAGTTCAGTGATCTGGGTGGTGCTCGCCATTTTGACGTTGATCGTCCTATATGCCATGTTTGGTTCACCATACTCTGCTGGTGTTGAATGGAAACTTCTGAAGGCCACGATGATCACTTCAATCTCAATAGGGCTGGGGCTTATGTCGATAATAAATTTCGCTACTGCTCAGCTTGGGGCGTTGATTGTGATCCCAATGTGCCTGTTTTCTCGACCGCTGAAAGCACAGCTTGGTATGAGCTTCCTTCCACGGACAGTATTGTGTGCTTCAAATATACTTCTTGCCATCTTTGGTTTCCCTCCAGCTGCATTGTTGATTATGAAAGGGCTGTCCAAGGGGTCCTGGACGGTAGACCTTGGAGATTTCTGGGCGTCAATGGAGTTCTTGTGGGAATGGAGTAGCGCCACATATCTGTATCTGTTTCTTGTCCATCTTCCCTGCTGGCTTCTATGCATCCATGTCTTGCTGCATCCATGTCGCCAAGTGGGATCAAAGGTTAAGCGGGAGTAG
- the LOC123061861 gene encoding glycosylphosphatidylinositol anchor attachment 1 protein isoform X2, with product MSKFIVQQMKDLGAEVCYHEFLPHSKHFHPLKFFTSMTNDLAVRPNGTYSNSGTNTIGIIRAPRGDGKEAIVLVTPYNPQKVQANEVLSLALGFSVFSLLSRAAWLSKDIVWLSADSQFGEYTAVSAWLNQYHNPMFVGGVKHEPDGIAEKAEFTDFKRAGTMAAALIFKVGETRNYGDRDSVTMYAEASNGQMPNLDLLNVVHYLAVHRQGFRVNIETISSLLSSAWLRAIAEVIHTLGSILRKINPDWKLDITASDYVEGTANLASSIYNQALGVPTGSHGAFRDYQVDAVSLEFSPTFYIRNENAKSSFLVRGGRLLEGVVRSVNNLLEKFHQSFFLYFLTAPSKFISVGVYMIPFALLVAPLPIVAAALADGGRKKGESIDASKTKGSADNLPTEVGSWKWLQAARVLLVIQLWAVIVSLLPYYISQIPDGTPIQSSVIWVVLAILTLIVLYAMFGSPYSAGVEWKLLKATMITSISIGLGLMSIINFATAQLGALIVIPMCLFSRPLKAQLGMSFLPRTVLCASNILLAIFGFPPAALLIMKGLSKGSWTVDLGDFWASMEFLWEWSSATYLYLFLVHLPCWLLCIHVLLHPCRQVGSKVKRE from the exons ATGTCAAAATTCATAGTGCAACAAATGAAAGATCTGGGTGCAGAAGTGTGTTACCACGAATTCCTCCCTCATAGCAAGCATTTTCATCCTCTGAAGTTCTTTACTTCCATGACAAACGATTTGGCAGTTCGACCCAATGGCACCTATTCCAACTCTGGAACTAATACAATTGGCATTATACGAGCTCCTAGGGGTGATGGAAAAGAAGCTATAGTATTGGTTACTCCTTACAATCCTCAGAAAGTTCAGGCAAATGAAGTATTATCACTCGCACTTGGTTTCTCTGTCTTCTCCCTCTTAAGTCGAGCTGCATGGCTGTCAAAGGATATTGTGTGGTTATCTGCAGACTCGCAATTTGGGGAGTACACCGCAGTCTCTGCATGGTTAAATCAGTACCATAACCCTATGTTTGTGGGTGGTGTTAAACATGAACCTGATGGTATTGCAGAAAAGGCTGAATTTACGGATTTCAAACGTGCTGGAACAATGGCTGCTGCTCTCATATTTAAAGTTGGGGAAACTAGGAACTATGGTGATAGAGATAGTGTTACAATGTACGCGGAGGCATCTAATGGCCAAATGCCAAACTTGGACCTTCTGAATGTGGTGCACTATCTAGCTGTTCATAGACAAGGTTTTCGTGTGAACATTGAGACAATTAGTTCGTTGTTGAGTTCTGCATGGCTTAGGGCTATTGCTGAAGTGATTCATACTCTTGGGAGTATATTGAGAAAAATAAATCCTGACTGGAAGCTTGATATTACTGCCTCTGATTATGTGGAGGGGACTGCCAACCTTGCTAGCTCTATTTATAATCAG GCTCTTGGAGTGCCCACTGGATCTCATGGTGCGTTCCGTGACTATCAAGTTGATGCCGTTTCTTTAGAATTTTCACCAACATTTTATATCAGAAATGAGAATGCCAAATCGTCATTTCTTGTAAGGGGTGGAAG GTTACTTGAAGGTGTGGTACGTTCTGTGAACAATCTGCTCGAGAAGTTCCATCaatcatttttcctatatttcctCACAGCTCCGAGCAAGTTTATTTCAGTTGGTGTCTatatgattccttttgcactgcttGTGGCACCCCTCCCAATAGTTGCTGCTGCTCTTGCCGATGGCGGTAGAAAAAAGGGAGAATCAATCGATGCCAGTAAAACAAAGGGCAGTGCTGATAATCTCCCAACCGAGGTTGGATCATGGAAATGGCTTCAAGCTGCAAGAGTTCTGCTTGTTATCCAACTTTGGGCAGTGATTGTTTCACTACTACCGTACTATATCAGTCAAATTCCCGATGGTACACCAATACAAAGTTCAGTGATCTGGGTGGTGCTCGCCATTTTGACGTTGATCGTCCTATATGCCATGTTTGGTTCACCATACTCTGCTGGTGTTGAATGGAAACTTCTGAAGGCCACGATGATCACTTCAATCTCAATAGGGCTGGGGCTTATGTCGATAATAAATTTCGCTACTGCTCAGCTTGGGGCGTTGATTGTGATCCCAATGTGCCTGTTTTCTCGACCGCTGAAAGCACAGCTTGGTATGAGCTTCCTTCCACGGACAGTATTGTGTGCTTCAAATATACTTCTTGCCATCTTTGGTTTCCCTCCAGCTGCATTGTTGATTATGAAAGGGCTGTCCAAGGGGTCCTGGACGGTAGACCTTGGAGATTTCTGGGCGTCAATGGAGTTCTTGTGGGAATGGAGTAGCGCCACATATCTGTATCTGTTTCTTGTCCATCTTCCCTGCTGGCTTCTATGCATCCATGTCTTGCTGCATCCATGTCGCCAAGTGGGATCAAAGGTTAAGCGGGAGTAG